A window of Phragmitibacter flavus contains these coding sequences:
- a CDS encoding LptF/LptG family permease — translation MRRFLNLIQNLCNHVVRWLRRSPQLWAYAMLVALAMVALAQAGGYHMAYVPPPPDDPLATFGMEWAPDRSLVPEVATYLLSYLRLFALLAGIIYHIRIIQVYPNLGAMIRPTWWMCGYLAAVVLGSMLFAQWETRVTSVSGEEFSGLASVAHLLMMIGLVLAPPVAMTYYASCKIMERYVLRSFLQPLVFCLVAFFTLWVVMDLLDNMQNFQDSKIGTTDMLMYYLRLGPTIFVTVAPITLLLSTLYVLGRMSRTNELISMLGTGKSMLQVLRPIYLVGGFMAFLSMASNYQWAPTAAGDMEQLLAESEGGKNKDARIRGLMYRNNEAHRTWFVGTVPRDLTPPNKLRRVEVRQEDGNGNLVESWWGNAFWWPGSRTWTMYVGAHATYKDGKLVGMRPLATEGINFGREDLPATIDETPWMLMSGALTPDFLGVPELLSYLSANKNQPAEKLSPYWTHFFYRFALPWQCLVVVLFAAPLSVVFSRRGLVGGMTSAVLFFFVMLFFDNLFLNLGKTQHLPAVVAVWLPHVLLSTVGILLFAMRSQNRELPKLSLKSLLAR, via the coding sequence ATGCGCCGTTTTCTCAACCTTATTCAGAATTTGTGCAATCATGTGGTGCGCTGGCTGCGTCGCTCCCCCCAGTTGTGGGCGTATGCGATGCTGGTCGCCCTGGCCATGGTGGCTTTGGCGCAGGCGGGCGGTTATCACATGGCGTATGTGCCTCCGCCGCCGGATGATCCCCTGGCGACTTTTGGCATGGAATGGGCACCCGATCGATCGTTGGTTCCAGAGGTTGCCACCTACCTGCTTTCCTATTTGAGGCTTTTTGCGCTGCTGGCCGGGATTATCTACCATATCAGAATCATTCAAGTTTACCCGAACCTGGGGGCCATGATCCGACCCACCTGGTGGATGTGTGGCTATCTCGCGGCGGTGGTGCTGGGCAGCATGCTTTTTGCCCAGTGGGAGACGAGGGTGACCTCCGTTTCTGGAGAAGAGTTTTCTGGATTGGCTTCGGTAGCACATTTGCTGATGATGATCGGTCTGGTGTTGGCACCGCCGGTGGCGATGACCTACTACGCCAGTTGCAAGATCATGGAGCGCTACGTGCTGCGGTCCTTTCTGCAGCCGCTGGTGTTTTGTTTGGTCGCCTTTTTCACCCTTTGGGTGGTGATGGACCTTCTGGACAACATGCAGAATTTTCAGGACAGCAAAATCGGCACCACGGACATGTTGATGTATTACCTCCGCCTTGGTCCGACGATTTTTGTGACGGTGGCACCCATCACCCTGCTGCTGTCCACCCTTTACGTGCTGGGGCGGATGTCGCGCACCAACGAGTTGATCTCCATGCTCGGCACCGGCAAAAGCATGCTCCAGGTGCTGCGCCCGATCTATCTGGTGGGTGGGTTCATGGCGTTTCTGAGCATGGCGTCCAATTACCAGTGGGCTCCCACTGCGGCCGGGGATATGGAGCAATTGCTGGCGGAAAGTGAAGGCGGCAAAAACAAGGATGCGCGCATCCGCGGATTGATGTATCGCAACAATGAAGCGCACCGCACCTGGTTTGTGGGCACGGTCCCGCGCGATCTTACCCCGCCCAACAAGCTGCGCCGGGTGGAAGTTCGACAGGAAGATGGCAACGGCAACCTGGTGGAAAGCTGGTGGGGCAATGCCTTCTGGTGGCCGGGAAGCCGCACGTGGACCATGTATGTGGGGGCTCATGCGACCTACAAAGATGGCAAGCTGGTCGGCATGCGACCTCTCGCCACCGAAGGCATCAATTTCGGACGTGAAGACCTCCCCGCGACCATCGATGAAACGCCCTGGATGTTGATGAGCGGGGCGCTGACGCCAGATTTCCTGGGAGTTCCGGAATTGCTCTCCTACCTGAGCGCCAACAAGAATCAGCCGGCGGAAAAGTTGTCCCCTTACTGGACGCATTTCTTCTACCGGTTTGCGCTGCCTTGGCAGTGTCTTGTGGTGGTGCTGTTTGCTGCGCCTCTGTCCGTGGTGTTTTCTCGGCGTGGCCTGGTGGGCGGCATGACGAGCGCCGTATTGTTCTTCTTTGTGATGCTGTTCTTTGACAACCTGTTCCTCAATCTCGGCAAGACCCAGCACCTTCCTGCTGTTGTCGCCGTTTGGCTTCCCCACGTTCTGCTTAGCACGGTCGGAATTTTGCTGTTCGCGATGCGTTCCCAAAACCGCGAGCTGCCAAAGCTCTCCCTCAAATCTCTGCTGGCACGTTGA
- a CDS encoding glycine zipper domain-containing protein, with protein sequence MKNSLSTICLASLVLALGLSSCVSGPGYAGPNESAGGVGGALAGAAAGGIIGHQSGRGLEGAAIGGVLGAIAGSVVGNANDRYYGDAPPPPRRRYYRSSYVYDDYYHAPPPRVYYRRSYHRPHYGHGHYHHY encoded by the coding sequence ATGAAAAATTCCCTCTCCACCATTTGTCTCGCCTCCCTGGTGCTTGCCCTGGGGCTCAGCTCCTGTGTTTCCGGTCCCGGATATGCCGGACCCAATGAATCCGCTGGCGGTGTCGGCGGGGCACTAGCTGGAGCTGCTGCTGGTGGGATCATCGGACACCAGAGCGGTCGTGGCCTTGAAGGTGCCGCCATCGGTGGGGTTCTTGGTGCCATCGCTGGTTCCGTCGTCGGCAATGCCAATGACCGCTACTACGGCGATGCACCGCCACCACCGCGCCGTCGTTATTATCGCAGCAGCTATGTCTACGATGACTACTACCACGCACCGCCACCAAGAGTTTATTATCGCCGCAGCTACCATCGTCCCCACTACGGCCACGGTCACTACCATCACTATTGA
- a CDS encoding ATP-dependent Clp protease proteolytic subunit yields MTNHFPTSIMPSGPSNYIIPTVIESEGRMERAYDIYSRLLKDRIIFIGTPIDDQVANIVIAQLLFLQMQDPKKDINIYINSPGGSVTAGLAIYDTMQFVTCDVNTYCIGIAASMGAVLLTAGTKGKRYALPNSHIMIHQVSGGAQGTASDVERTVEFMYNLKRRLNKIIAHHTGKSPEEVDKDADRDNYMTGEQAAAYGLVDKVLDNKKDFTPVVVDPEKKD; encoded by the coding sequence ATGACCAACCACTTTCCCACCAGCATCATGCCCAGCGGTCCTTCCAACTACATCATCCCAACGGTGATCGAGAGCGAAGGCCGCATGGAGCGCGCTTATGACATCTACAGCCGTCTGCTCAAGGACCGCATCATCTTCATCGGCACCCCCATTGACGACCAGGTCGCCAACATCGTCATCGCCCAGCTTCTGTTCCTTCAAATGCAGGATCCGAAGAAGGACATCAACATCTACATCAACTCCCCTGGCGGCTCCGTCACCGCCGGTCTCGCGATTTATGACACCATGCAGTTCGTCACCTGTGACGTGAACACCTACTGCATCGGCATCGCCGCGAGCATGGGTGCCGTGTTGCTCACCGCCGGCACCAAAGGCAAACGCTACGCCCTGCCCAACTCACACATCATGATCCATCAGGTCAGCGGTGGTGCCCAAGGCACCGCCAGCGACGTCGAGCGCACTGTCGAGTTCATGTATAATTTGAAGCGTCGCCTCAACAAAATTATCGCCCACCACACCGGCAAATCGCCCGAGGAAGTCGACAAGGACGCTGACCGCGACAACTACATGACCGGCGAACAGGCCGCTGCCTACGGCCTTGTCGACAAGGTCCTCGATAACAAAAAAGACTTCACTCCGGTCGTCGTTGACCCGGAGAAGAAGGACTGA
- a CDS encoding Uma2 family endonuclease, which produces MTVLDDITVEEYLEGEALSEVRHEYFDGKVFAMAGASAEHEGVSGNLFASLHAHLKGKLYKVFKDGMKLRLEVRGKDLFYYPDILVTCQPTDNNRFFRNSPKLIIEVLSKDENKDLVEKFFAYQRIESLEEYVVVRPDPKNREAFVFRKGTDWDRPLVLTEGSLDLVSVGLTLSMDDIFDGVG; this is translated from the coding sequence TTGACCGTATTGGACGACATCACCGTAGAAGAATACCTCGAAGGCGAGGCATTGAGCGAGGTGCGCCATGAATACTTCGATGGCAAGGTGTTCGCGATGGCTGGTGCCAGTGCGGAGCATGAGGGAGTTTCAGGAAATTTGTTCGCCTCTCTTCATGCCCACCTAAAGGGCAAACTCTACAAGGTTTTCAAAGACGGAATGAAACTGCGACTTGAGGTTCGTGGGAAAGATCTCTTCTATTACCCCGACATCTTGGTGACGTGCCAGCCGACCGACAACAACCGGTTCTTCCGCAACAGCCCGAAACTCATCATTGAGGTGCTCTCCAAGGATGAAAACAAGGATCTGGTGGAGAAATTTTTTGCTTACCAGCGAATCGAAAGCCTGGAGGAATACGTGGTGGTGCGTCCGGACCCGAAGAATCGCGAGGCCTTTGTTTTTCGTAAAGGAACCGACTGGGATCGTCCGCTAGTGCTGACCGAAGGTTCATTGGATCTGGTTTCGGTGGGATTGACGCTGTCGATGGATGACATCTTTGACGGGGTGGGCTGA
- a CDS encoding helix-turn-helix domain-containing protein: MAKVTESVEEQIGQRIRALRSERNVTLDQLAVEVKLTKGQLSKIENGKVSSPVSTLTRIASALGAQVGTLFNFSDQESRAVMVRKEDRKEIAGRGSKLGHSYESLAFGLPFEKDFETYLMTIEEKKINPAKNIFKHPGHEFLYLLEGNMVYRHGSKSFSMRPGDSLFFDGTIEHGPVSVTGTPVRFLSIISNPRN, from the coding sequence ATGGCCAAGGTGACTGAATCGGTGGAGGAACAAATCGGGCAACGCATCCGCGCTTTGCGCTCGGAACGGAATGTGACGCTGGATCAACTGGCCGTGGAGGTGAAACTGACCAAGGGGCAGCTTTCGAAAATCGAGAACGGCAAGGTGAGCAGTCCGGTGTCGACGTTGACACGGATTGCATCGGCGTTGGGGGCGCAGGTGGGAACCTTGTTCAACTTCAGCGATCAGGAATCACGGGCAGTGATGGTGCGCAAAGAGGATCGCAAGGAAATTGCCGGGCGCGGCTCCAAGCTGGGGCACAGCTATGAATCGCTGGCGTTTGGGCTGCCGTTTGAGAAGGACTTTGAAACGTATTTGATGACGATTGAGGAAAAGAAGATCAATCCTGCCAAAAACATTTTCAAACACCCGGGTCACGAATTTCTTTATCTGCTCGAGGGAAACATGGTCTACCGGCATGGCAGCAAGTCGTTCTCCATGAGGCCGGGGGACTCACTATTCTTTGATGGCACCATTGAGCATGGGCCGGTTTCGGTGACCGGAACTCCGGTGCGGTTTTTAAGCATCATCAGCAACCCGCGGAATTAA
- the hrpA gene encoding ATP-dependent RNA helicase HrpA, with the protein MYRVRPRSHMAAVIQYPPDLPISARREEIVAAIRQNQVVILAGETGSGKTTQLPKMCLEAAGPDIRGKIGCTQPRRVAAMSVSKRVAEELQVTWGREVGCKMRFNDDTGRDTRIKFMTDGILLAEIQGDPMLRAYSMLILDEAHERSLNIDFLLGYLQGLLKKRPDLKLLVTSATIDTEAFSKHFDNAPIIEVSGRLYPVDIRYQPTASFDDQNHIEVAASAVEDALIETHDGDVLVFMPTERDIRETRDLLDGRLGSGFEVLALFGRMASAEQQRIFSPGAKRRVVIATNVAETSITIPRIRYVVDTGLARMSRYNPRTRTKRLPVEPVSQSSANQRAGRAGRVQDGVCIRLYDQEDFDKRPKFTQPEIQRANLAEVILRMKAFKLGDIETFPFINPPVQASITSGYELLHELGALDDTHEMSPLGRELARLPVDPTLGRMLLQARKEDALPELLVIAAGLSIPDPRERPEEAKEQAAAAHKQFWCPDSDFLSLLRLWQAAPDAQGPSGTLNQLRKFCKKNYLSLTRMREWRDVWRQLGDALDHKTPPPDRAQATDTAIHRCILTGHLGHIAMREDRNTYKAAGNRQVTLFPGSNLYQRREKNPKDAALAEKLKQPAWIVAGEIVQTSQLFARSVAKIENTWINELAAHLLQHKYSEPHFQEKTGRVLVWQRNLLHGLEISRQQIDFGKVDPQGATQLFIRHALIQNETPIPHAFHSHNQKLREKIETSLTRIRNNRVYALEDALFDYYEKHFKTTPVSSIHDLNRVITAQSRTNPHFLHATEYDLTHGHDIDCDLALFPDQVGLSNTNTVLPLTYAYKPGQEDDGVTIQVPLHQAHQLSDAQLQWMVPGLREELISVLLRALPKVARRALMPIDPKVAEIARSFEPGSGDFFSSLAQHLTRHYPVTVSASDWPPNSLPAHLQPRIEVLDKQNKTLITDRDLSAIRAKVKTTAIPTGAWEKAVRQFERPALTTWSFGDLPEKVIVEQVGDVTLTGYPGLALINGEVHLRLFRTLALATAATPPAIRKLGETQIGRDLAWLAKELKNLSIGSSPIAKKPASLQDALSNWQAPSKTSSVVAVSNDLPQMAFDHILDHVLQLTPLHPLTEKRFLALCEKARKDLPVITHRTRELFKEIHALKSKIKQSAHRYPEFEADLERLVPADLLRTTPHRQLAHIVRYLRAVQIRAERASINPAKDEDKAWLISDFHDWQNHVSEANRETFRWMLEEYRVQVFAQELGTAQPVSPKRLEALMSASTA; encoded by the coding sequence GTGTATCGTGTCCGCCCTCGTTCTCACATGGCCGCTGTCATTCAATATCCCCCCGATCTTCCCATCAGCGCACGACGCGAGGAAATCGTCGCGGCCATCCGGCAGAATCAGGTCGTCATCCTCGCCGGAGAAACCGGTTCCGGCAAAACCACCCAGTTGCCCAAAATGTGCCTCGAAGCCGCCGGACCCGACATCCGCGGCAAAATCGGCTGCACCCAGCCCCGTCGAGTTGCGGCCATGAGCGTCTCCAAACGTGTCGCCGAAGAACTGCAAGTCACTTGGGGCCGCGAAGTCGGCTGCAAAATGCGCTTCAACGACGACACCGGTCGCGACACCCGCATCAAGTTCATGACCGACGGCATCCTGCTCGCCGAGATTCAGGGCGATCCGATGCTGCGCGCCTATAGCATGCTCATTCTCGATGAAGCGCACGAACGCTCGCTCAACATCGACTTCCTCCTCGGCTACCTGCAAGGCCTCCTCAAAAAACGTCCCGACCTCAAGCTGCTGGTCACCTCGGCAACCATCGACACCGAAGCCTTCTCCAAACACTTCGACAACGCCCCCATCATCGAAGTTTCCGGCCGACTCTACCCAGTCGACATCCGCTACCAGCCCACCGCCAGCTTCGACGATCAAAATCACATCGAAGTCGCCGCCAGCGCGGTTGAAGACGCCCTCATCGAAACCCACGATGGCGACGTGCTCGTATTCATGCCCACCGAGCGCGACATCCGCGAAACGCGCGACCTGCTCGATGGTCGACTCGGCTCCGGCTTCGAAGTTCTCGCCCTGTTCGGTCGCATGGCCTCCGCCGAACAACAACGCATCTTCAGCCCCGGTGCCAAACGCCGCGTCGTCATCGCCACCAACGTCGCCGAAACATCCATCACCATCCCCCGCATTCGTTATGTCGTCGACACCGGCCTAGCCCGGATGAGTCGATACAATCCGCGCACCCGCACCAAACGACTCCCCGTCGAACCCGTCTCGCAAAGCTCCGCCAACCAACGTGCCGGTCGCGCCGGTCGTGTGCAGGACGGCGTCTGCATCCGCCTTTACGACCAGGAGGACTTCGACAAGCGCCCCAAATTTACCCAGCCCGAAATCCAGCGCGCCAACCTCGCCGAGGTTATTCTGCGCATGAAAGCCTTCAAACTGGGCGACATCGAAACCTTCCCGTTCATCAACCCGCCCGTCCAGGCCTCCATCACCAGCGGCTACGAACTGCTCCACGAACTCGGTGCCCTCGACGACACCCATGAAATGAGTCCACTCGGACGCGAACTCGCGCGTCTGCCCGTCGACCCGACTCTCGGTCGCATGCTGCTTCAAGCCCGCAAAGAAGACGCCCTGCCCGAGCTTCTCGTCATCGCCGCCGGACTCAGCATTCCCGATCCCCGCGAGCGACCCGAGGAAGCCAAAGAACAAGCCGCCGCCGCCCACAAACAGTTCTGGTGCCCCGACTCCGATTTCCTTTCCCTGCTGCGTCTCTGGCAGGCTGCGCCCGATGCCCAAGGTCCCTCCGGCACCCTCAATCAATTGCGCAAGTTCTGCAAAAAGAACTACCTCTCCCTCACCCGCATGCGCGAGTGGCGCGACGTCTGGCGGCAGCTCGGCGACGCTCTTGATCACAAAACGCCCCCTCCCGACCGCGCCCAGGCCACTGACACCGCCATCCATCGTTGTATCCTCACCGGCCATCTCGGGCACATCGCGATGCGCGAGGACCGCAACACCTACAAAGCCGCCGGCAACCGTCAGGTCACCCTCTTCCCTGGCTCCAATCTCTACCAACGCCGCGAGAAAAACCCCAAGGACGCCGCCCTCGCCGAGAAACTCAAACAACCCGCCTGGATCGTTGCCGGCGAAATTGTCCAGACCTCCCAGCTCTTCGCCCGCTCCGTTGCCAAGATCGAAAACACCTGGATCAACGAACTCGCCGCCCATCTCCTCCAGCACAAATACAGCGAGCCTCATTTCCAGGAAAAAACCGGTCGAGTCCTCGTCTGGCAACGCAATCTTCTCCACGGACTGGAAATCTCCCGGCAACAAATCGACTTCGGCAAAGTCGACCCCCAAGGCGCCACCCAGCTTTTCATCCGCCACGCGCTGATCCAGAATGAAACGCCCATTCCCCACGCCTTTCACTCCCATAATCAGAAGCTGCGCGAGAAAATCGAAACCAGTCTCACGCGCATTCGCAACAACCGCGTCTACGCCCTCGAAGACGCCCTGTTCGACTACTACGAAAAGCACTTCAAGACCACCCCGGTTTCGTCCATTCACGACCTCAACCGCGTCATCACCGCCCAGTCGCGCACCAACCCCCATTTCCTCCACGCCACCGAATACGACCTCACTCACGGACACGACATCGACTGCGATCTCGCCCTGTTCCCGGATCAGGTCGGCCTCAGCAACACCAACACCGTCCTTCCCCTCACCTACGCCTACAAACCCGGCCAGGAAGACGACGGCGTCACCATCCAGGTCCCGCTTCATCAAGCCCATCAACTCAGCGATGCCCAGCTACAGTGGATGGTTCCGGGTTTGCGTGAGGAACTCATCTCCGTCCTGCTCCGTGCCCTGCCCAAAGTCGCCCGCCGAGCCTTGATGCCCATCGATCCGAAAGTGGCTGAAATCGCCCGCAGCTTTGAGCCCGGTAGCGGCGACTTCTTCAGCTCGCTTGCCCAACATCTCACCCGACATTATCCTGTCACCGTCAGCGCCAGCGACTGGCCTCCCAACAGTCTGCCTGCGCATCTTCAGCCGCGCATCGAAGTCCTCGACAAACAAAACAAAACCCTCATCACCGACCGCGACCTCAGCGCCATCCGCGCCAAGGTCAAAACCACCGCCATTCCCACCGGTGCCTGGGAAAAAGCCGTCCGCCAATTCGAGCGACCTGCCCTCACCACCTGGTCCTTCGGCGACCTTCCTGAAAAAGTCATCGTCGAACAAGTCGGCGATGTCACGCTCACCGGCTATCCCGGTCTCGCCTTGATCAATGGCGAAGTTCACCTCCGGCTTTTCCGCACGCTCGCCCTCGCCACCGCCGCCACGCCACCCGCCATCCGCAAACTTGGCGAAACCCAAATCGGACGCGATCTCGCCTGGCTCGCCAAAGAGCTCAAAAACCTTTCCATCGGCAGTTCCCCAATTGCCAAAAAACCCGCCAGCCTCCAAGACGCTCTTTCCAACTGGCAGGCCCCATCAAAAACCTCAAGTGTCGTCGCTGTCTCCAACGACCTTCCACAAATGGCGTTCGATCACATTCTCGACCACGTCCTGCAACTCACCCCCCTTCATCCCCTCACTGAAAAGCGGTTCCTCGCCCTCTGCGAAAAAGCCCGCAAAGATCTCCCCGTCATTACCCATCGCACGCGCGAGCTCTTTAAAGAAATCCACGCACTGAAATCCAAGATCAAACAAAGCGCCCATCGTTACCCTGAATTCGAAGCCGATCTTGAACGCCTCGTTCCCGCCGATCTCTTGCGCACCACCCCCCATCGTCAACTCGCCCACATCGTTCGTTACCTTCGCGCGGTGCAAATTCGCGCCGAACGCGCCTCCATCAACCCCGCTAAAGACGAAGACAAAGCGTGGCTCATCAGCGACTTTCACGATTGGCAAAACCACGTCTCCGAGGCCAATCGTGAAACCTTCCGCTGGATGCTCGAAGAATACCGCGTGCAAGTCTTCGCCCAAGAACTCGGCACCGCCCAGCCCGTTAGCCCCAAACGTCTGGAAGCCTTGATGAGTGCCTCAACCGCTTGA
- a CDS encoding adenylate/guanylate cyclase domain-containing protein, with protein MPALLKALTGGETYPLGDFNLIGRSEEASIRLGDAGISRQHATIRREGAHFWLVDLGSANGSYVNDVALTNACALRTGDRLQFGSAIFLFDQGGKPITQDLTAIGLKTQVLKRTPVPMRTQPATLFVGDLKGFTAMSSLLGAAEVADLLREWYADCNTIMKRSGAMVDKFIGDCVFAYWTSVEHDALARALEAARALRKAERDAESPTRRLLKEQKNITLDCRIGLHVGEVAIGAMGRGINTALGDAVNLAFRLEGLTRIVDKPILVSGAFLAGWEGDRSAFTPCGHFEVKGHPAKIEVYDVTE; from the coding sequence ATGCCAGCCCTTTTAAAAGCACTCACCGGCGGAGAAACCTATCCGCTTGGCGATTTTAACCTCATCGGCAGAAGCGAGGAGGCCAGCATCCGTCTTGGCGACGCAGGAATTTCACGTCAACACGCCACCATCCGTCGCGAAGGTGCCCATTTCTGGCTCGTCGACCTCGGCAGCGCCAACGGCAGCTACGTCAACGATGTCGCCCTCACCAATGCCTGCGCCCTGCGCACCGGTGACCGGCTCCAGTTCGGCAGTGCGATCTTCCTGTTCGACCAAGGCGGCAAGCCCATCACGCAGGATCTGACCGCCATTGGACTCAAAACCCAGGTTCTCAAACGCACGCCGGTGCCGATGCGCACCCAGCCCGCCACGCTTTTTGTGGGCGATTTGAAAGGATTCACCGCGATGAGTTCCCTTCTCGGGGCTGCTGAGGTGGCCGACCTTTTGCGCGAATGGTATGCCGACTGCAACACCATCATGAAACGCTCCGGTGCCATGGTGGACAAATTTATTGGTGACTGCGTGTTTGCCTACTGGACCAGCGTCGAACACGATGCCCTCGCCCGTGCCCTTGAGGCCGCCCGTGCCTTGCGCAAAGCCGAACGCGACGCTGAGTCTCCGACGCGTCGATTGCTCAAAGAGCAGAAAAACATCACCCTCGATTGCCGCATTGGACTGCATGTTGGTGAAGTGGCGATCGGTGCCATGGGTCGTGGCATTAACACCGCGCTTGGCGATGCCGTCAATCTGGCCTTCCGTCTGGAAGGTCTCACACGCATTGTGGACAAGCCTATTCTCGTCAGCGGGGCCTTCCTGGCCGGATGGGAGGGGGATCGCAGCGCGTTCACACCGTGTGGTCATTTTGAGGTGAAGGGCCACCCTGCGAAGATCGAAGTCTACGACGTGACCGAGTGA
- a CDS encoding HAD family hydrolase, whose translation MYTEVGFIFDWDGVVIDSHAQHEESWRLLFEELGRAMPGEFFKLTFGMRNQQIIPAWFDFVDAEDKAEIQRLGDRKEELYREIIKRDGIEPLVGVVNLLKELQALGIPAAVGSSTPRKNLDTIMSVIGVDGYFQQIVSAEDVNFGKPAPDVFLKAAQKIGRDPANCVVIEDAQVGIEAGKRAGMRVVAVATTHPIETLEGSDLRLPNLAGATVAGLLPTTANLG comes from the coding sequence GTGTATACCGAAGTTGGATTCATTTTTGATTGGGACGGGGTGGTGATCGATTCTCACGCGCAGCATGAGGAAAGCTGGAGGTTGTTGTTTGAAGAATTGGGCAGAGCGATGCCGGGGGAGTTTTTCAAGCTGACGTTCGGGATGCGCAATCAGCAGATCATCCCGGCGTGGTTTGATTTTGTGGATGCGGAGGACAAGGCAGAAATTCAGCGGCTGGGGGATCGCAAGGAGGAACTTTATCGCGAGATCATCAAGCGCGATGGGATTGAGCCGTTGGTGGGGGTGGTGAATTTGTTGAAGGAATTGCAGGCACTGGGCATCCCGGCGGCGGTGGGTTCGTCGACGCCGAGGAAAAATCTGGACACGATCATGAGTGTGATCGGCGTGGACGGGTATTTTCAGCAAATCGTCAGCGCAGAAGACGTCAATTTTGGCAAACCGGCACCGGATGTGTTTTTGAAAGCGGCTCAGAAGATTGGTCGCGATCCGGCGAATTGTGTGGTGATCGAGGATGCGCAAGTCGGCATTGAAGCCGGCAAACGTGCGGGCATGCGAGTGGTGGCGGTGGCGACCACGCACCCGATCGAGACATTGGAAGGCTCGGATTTGCGCTTGCCGAATCTTGCCGGGGCGACGGTGGCGGGGCTTTTACCGACGACGGCGAATCTGGGTTAA